The following are from one region of the Mangifera indica cultivar Alphonso chromosome 14, CATAS_Mindica_2.1, whole genome shotgun sequence genome:
- the LOC123196684 gene encoding uncharacterized protein LOC123196684 isoform X5 produces the protein MKILDQYRESHEAREREGSAASGSLPKSVILVGHSMGGFIARAAIIHPLLRKSAVETVLTLSSPHHHPWVTILLVLTMNGERGTMSIPLQRDIMYLILDFLMLLLFPFLVVIMTIRYIGVLSLLHMVRSELESLDGIVPPTHGFMITSSGMKNVWLSMEHQTILWCNQLVIQVSHTLLSLIDSRSGQPFLDARKRLAIFSRMLRCATPQSFNWLMQSQQFHHSTTLPIKDVKDATDSQVHSFSSCPSSVHWSDDGLERDLYIQTTTVTVLAMDGRRRWLDIQKLSSNGKSHFIFVTNLAPCFGVRIHLWPEKGKSTLDLSASERALEVTSKMVHIPSRQAPRQTEPGSQTEQVPPTAVFQLGPEDMHGFRFLTISVAPRPTISGRPPPAASMAVGQFFNPQEGEIEFSPQAMLLSTYSPKEMFLKEDHPLTFNLSFAISLGLLPATLSLRTESCGIKKAGLPDEETGHTENSGLCKMRCFPPVALAWDPMSGLHIFPNLYSETIVVDSSLALLSFSQRFKRTTVILLVDPHCSYKISVAVSITGSAIRFLLLYSSQIVGLSVAVIFFALMRQAYAWDLDVPIPSVLSAVEFNLRMPFPFLLLAVLPILVSLFLSFLMSQPFPPIMSFAIVSMICYLFANGLIVLLLLASKLIFYVAATIYVFIKTRWQAWEGNFCFGFLLWFANLSSGFFSLKMVMVLRVHPLIVTTLAAITLVCIVHPALGLFVLLMFHFLCCHNSLCSSLTASFHSNVWRTELFDYTSDSNGGSRQFASSRDGRFNHDLPSEKNNYDSPDPTKSYSDTQLEIFHHQHGLLILHLLATLMFVPSLIARLQRIWIGHSLPWLLDSILCVGVIFHGVIISKPEFNSLVSFPSIFGQKLRLNVVYALAGYYSFLSGLALAPYRVFYAIAIIGIISVACKTIKGRNGLGNRKHSHRH, from the exons ATGAAG ATTTTGGATCAATACCGAGAATCTCATGAAGCTCGAGAGAGAGAAGGTTCTGCAGCCTCTGGGAGTTTGCCTAAAAGTGTGATATTGGTTGGTCACTCTATGGGTGGCTTTATTGCCAGAGCTGCTATTATCCACCCACTTTTAAGGAAGTCAGCTGTCGAGACTGTACTCACGCTTTCAAGCCCACACCA CCATCCCTGGGTTACTATTTTGCTAGTGTTAACCATGAATGGAGAAAGGGGTACGATGTCCATACCACTTCAACGGGACATCATGTATCTGATCCTAGACTTTCtcatgttgttgttgtttcCATTTCTGGTGGTTATAATGACTATCAGGTATATTGGTGTTTTGAGTCTATTACACATG GTGCGGTCAGAATTAGAATCCCTTGATGGTATTGTGCCTCCCACCCATGGCTTTATGATAACTAGTTCTGGCATGAAAAATGTGTGGCTGTCAATGGAACATCAAACTATTTTATGGTGTAATCAACTGGTCATTCAA GTCTCGCATACTCTCCTTAGTTTGATTGACTCCAGATCTGGCCAGCCTTTTCTTGACGCTAGAAAAAGACTTGCAATATTTTCAAGGATGCTTCGTTGTGCAACACCCCAAAGTTTTAATTGGTTGATGCAATCACAACAGTTCCACCACTCAACTACTCTTCCCATCAAGGACGTAAAAGATGCAACTG ATTCTCAAGTGCATTCTTTTTCTAGTTGTCCCAGCTCTGTGCATTGGAGCGATGATGGCCTTGAGAGGGATCTATACATTCAGACAACTACTGTGACTGTGTTGGCCATGGATGGGAGGAGGCGGTGGTTAGACATACAGAAATTG AGTTCAAATGGAAAAAGTCACTTCATATTTGTGACAAACCTTGCTCCATGTTTTGGGGTTAGAATTCACCTGTGGCCTGAAAAAGGGAAATCAACTCTGGACCTGTCTGCAAGTGAAAGGGCTCTAGAGGTGACGTCAAAGATGGTTCACATTCCATCACGACAAGCACCTAGGCAG ACAGAACCTGGCAGTCAGACAGAGCAAGTGCCTCCAACTGCAGTATTTCAGTTGGGTCCAGAGGATATGCATGGTTTCAGATTCCTGACTATTTCTGTTGCACCTCGTCCG ACTATTTCAGGTAGACCTCCACCAGCAGCTTCCATGGCAGTTGGGCAGTTCTTTAATCCGCAGGAAGGGGAGATTGAATTTTCTCCACAAGCAATGCTGCTATCTACATATTCACCCAAG GAAATGTTTCTGAAGGAGGATCATCCCCTCACTTTCAATTTGTCATTTGCTATTAGCTTAGGCCTTTTGCCTGCTACTTTGTCTTTGAGAACTGAAAGCTGTGGAATAAAGAAAGCTGGGCTTCCAGATGAAGAAACTGGACACACGGAAAACAGTG GACTTTGCAAAATGCGTTGCTTCCCACCTGTGGCACTTGCCTGGGATCCAATGTCAGGTCTTCACATATTTCCAAACTTGTACAGTGAGACtattgttgttgattcttcACTAGCACTTTTGAGTTTCTCACAGAGATTTAAAAGAACCACTGTTATATTGCTG GTTGATCCACATTGCTCATATAAAATTAGTGTAGCTGTTTCTATTACTGGATCTGCGATCAGATTTTTGCTTTTATACAGCTCACAG ATAGTTGGTTTGTCTGTTGCTGTTATATTTTTTGCTCTCATGCGGCAAGCATATGCATGGGATCTTGATGTGCCTATCCCTTCTGTTCTGTCAGCCGTAGAATTCAATTTACGAATGCCATTTCCATTTTTGCTTTTAGCTGTTCTACCCATTTTGGTCTCCTTGTTTCTTTCCTTCCTAATGTCTCAACCATTTCCTCCCATCATGAGCTTTGCCATTGTGTCGATGATTTGCTACTTATTCGCAAATGGGTTGATAGTTCTACTGTTATTGGCTTCAAAATTGATCTTCTATGTGGCTGCCACTATATATGTATTCATCAAGACAAG GTGGCAAGCGTGGGAAGGAAATTTTTGCTTTGGATTTCTTCTTTGGTTTGCCAATCTTTCCTCTGGTTTCTTTTCATTGAAG ATGGTAATGGTTCTAAGAGTCCATCCATTAATTGTTACAACACTGGCTGCAATTACTTTGGTGTGCATTGTTCATCCAGCTTTGGGTCTATTCGTACTTCTCATGTTTCATTTTTTGTGCTGCCATAATTCACTGTGCag TTCTTTGACAGCTTCCTTCCATAGCAATGTTTGGAGAACAGAACTATTTGATTACACCAGTGACAGCAATGGTGGATCTAGGCAATTTGCATCATCACGGGATGGAAGATTCAACCATGATCTCCCAtcagaaaaaaataactatGATAGTCCAGATCCAACAAAAAGTTATAGTGACACTCAACTAGAGATTTTCCATCACCAACATGGCTTGCTGATCCTGCATCTTCTTGCAACCCTCATGTTTGTACCGTCATTGATAGCTCGGTTGCAG AGAATATGGATTGGACATAGCTTGCCGTGGTTGTTGGATTCAATCCTTTGCGTTGGTGTAATTTTTCATGGTGTTATCATCTCGAAGCCCGAATTCAATTCCTTGGTCAGTTTCCCAAGCATCTTTGGTCAGAAACTGAGGTTGAATGTTGTGTATGCACTTGCTGGATACTATTCCTTTCTCTCTGGACTGGCATTGGCACCATATAGGGTGTTCTATGCTATTGCTATCATAGGAATCATTTCAGTTGCCTGTAAAACCATAAAAGGGAGAAATGGTTTAGGCAACCGGAAACATTCTCACCGACACTGA
- the LOC123196684 gene encoding uncharacterized protein LOC123196684 isoform X2 has product MRGFGATLRVATTVILTLWIGIASLYHLLKPISNLCVMTYMYPTYIPISSTEGASYTKYGLYLYHEGWKKIDFKEHLKQLNGVPLLFIPGNGGSYKQVRSLAAESDRAYQGGPLERSFYQEAFLTSEEGSTDMNASGFQLPNQYSCKLDWFAVDLEGGHSAMDGQILEEHAEYVVYAIHRILDQYRESHEAREREGSAASGSLPKSVILVGHSMGGFIARAAIIHPLLRKSAVETVLTLSSPHQSPPLALQPSLGYYFASVNHEWRKGYDVHTTSTGHHVSDPRLSHVVVVSISGGYNDYQVRSELESLDGIVPPTHGFMITSSGMKNVWLSMEHQTILWCNQLVIQVSHTLLSLIDSRSGQPFLDARKRLAIFSRMLRCATPQSFNWLMQSQQFHHSTTLPIKDVKDATDSQVHSFSSCPSSVHWSDDGLERDLYIQTTTVTVLAMDGRRRWLDIQKLSSNGKSHFIFVTNLAPCFGVRIHLWPEKGKSTLDLSASERALEVTSKMVHIPSRQAPRQTEPGSQTEQVPPTAVFQLGPEDMHGFRFLTISVAPRPTISGRPPPAASMAVGQFFNPQEGEIEFSPQAMLLSTYSPKEMFLKEDHPLTFNLSFAISLGLLPATLSLRTESCGIKKAGLPDEETGHTENSGLCKMRCFPPVALAWDPMSGLHIFPNLYSETIVVDSSLALLSFSQRFKRTTVILLVDPHCSYKISVAVSITGSAIRFLLLYSSQIVGLSVAVIFFALMRQAYAWDLDVPIPSVLSAVEFNLRMPFPFLLLAVLPILVSLFLSFLMSQPFPPIMSFAIVSMICYLFANGLIVLLLLASKLIFYVAATIYVFIKTRWQAWEGNFCFGFLLWFANLSSGFFSLKMVMVLRVHPLIVTTLAAITLVCIVHPALGLFVLLMFHFLCCHNSLCSSLTASFHSNVWRTELFDYTSDSNGGSRQFASSRDGRFNHDLPSEKNNYDSPDPTKSYSDTQLEIFHHQHGLLILHLLATLMFVPSLIARLQRIWIGHSLPWLLDSILCVGVIFHGVIISKPEFNSLVSFPSIFGQKLRLNVVYALAGYYSFLSGLALAPYRVFYAIAIIGIISVACKTIKGRNGLGNRKHSHRH; this is encoded by the exons ATGAGAGGTTTTGGAGCGACTTTGAGAGTTGCGACTACTGTAATTTTAACTCTGTGGATCGGCATTGCTTCTCTATATCATTTGTTAAAGCCAATTTCGAATCTTTGTGTTATGACCTATATGTATCCTACATACATTCCGATTTCTTCAACTGAAGGTGCTTCATATACAAAGTATGGCTTGTATTTGTATCATGAAGGGTGGAAAAAGATTGATTTTAAGGAGCACCTGAAGCAGCTTAATGGTGTACCGCTTCTTTTTATTCCTGGGAATGGTGGTAGCTATAAACAG GTGCGATCTTTAGCAGCAGAATCTGATAGGGCATATCAAGGAGGTCCACTTGAACGTTCATTTTATCAAGAAGCGTTCCTGACTTCTGAGGAAGGCAGTACAGATATGAATGCATCGGGCTTTCAATTACCCAACCAATATTCTTGCAAACTGGACTGGTTTGCTGTGGATCTTGAAGGTGGACATTCTGCAATGGACGGTCAGATTCTTGAGGAGCATGCAGAATATGTTGTGTATGCCATCCACAGG ATTTTGGATCAATACCGAGAATCTCATGAAGCTCGAGAGAGAGAAGGTTCTGCAGCCTCTGGGAGTTTGCCTAAAAGTGTGATATTGGTTGGTCACTCTATGGGTGGCTTTATTGCCAGAGCTGCTATTATCCACCCACTTTTAAGGAAGTCAGCTGTCGAGACTGTACTCACGCTTTCAAGCCCACACCA ATCTCCACCTTTGGCATTGCAGCCATCCCTGGGTTACTATTTTGCTAGTGTTAACCATGAATGGAGAAAGGGGTACGATGTCCATACCACTTCAACGGGACATCATGTATCTGATCCTAGACTTTCtcatgttgttgttgtttcCATTTCTGGTGGTTATAATGACTATCAG GTGCGGTCAGAATTAGAATCCCTTGATGGTATTGTGCCTCCCACCCATGGCTTTATGATAACTAGTTCTGGCATGAAAAATGTGTGGCTGTCAATGGAACATCAAACTATTTTATGGTGTAATCAACTGGTCATTCAA GTCTCGCATACTCTCCTTAGTTTGATTGACTCCAGATCTGGCCAGCCTTTTCTTGACGCTAGAAAAAGACTTGCAATATTTTCAAGGATGCTTCGTTGTGCAACACCCCAAAGTTTTAATTGGTTGATGCAATCACAACAGTTCCACCACTCAACTACTCTTCCCATCAAGGACGTAAAAGATGCAACTG ATTCTCAAGTGCATTCTTTTTCTAGTTGTCCCAGCTCTGTGCATTGGAGCGATGATGGCCTTGAGAGGGATCTATACATTCAGACAACTACTGTGACTGTGTTGGCCATGGATGGGAGGAGGCGGTGGTTAGACATACAGAAATTG AGTTCAAATGGAAAAAGTCACTTCATATTTGTGACAAACCTTGCTCCATGTTTTGGGGTTAGAATTCACCTGTGGCCTGAAAAAGGGAAATCAACTCTGGACCTGTCTGCAAGTGAAAGGGCTCTAGAGGTGACGTCAAAGATGGTTCACATTCCATCACGACAAGCACCTAGGCAG ACAGAACCTGGCAGTCAGACAGAGCAAGTGCCTCCAACTGCAGTATTTCAGTTGGGTCCAGAGGATATGCATGGTTTCAGATTCCTGACTATTTCTGTTGCACCTCGTCCG ACTATTTCAGGTAGACCTCCACCAGCAGCTTCCATGGCAGTTGGGCAGTTCTTTAATCCGCAGGAAGGGGAGATTGAATTTTCTCCACAAGCAATGCTGCTATCTACATATTCACCCAAG GAAATGTTTCTGAAGGAGGATCATCCCCTCACTTTCAATTTGTCATTTGCTATTAGCTTAGGCCTTTTGCCTGCTACTTTGTCTTTGAGAACTGAAAGCTGTGGAATAAAGAAAGCTGGGCTTCCAGATGAAGAAACTGGACACACGGAAAACAGTG GACTTTGCAAAATGCGTTGCTTCCCACCTGTGGCACTTGCCTGGGATCCAATGTCAGGTCTTCACATATTTCCAAACTTGTACAGTGAGACtattgttgttgattcttcACTAGCACTTTTGAGTTTCTCACAGAGATTTAAAAGAACCACTGTTATATTGCTG GTTGATCCACATTGCTCATATAAAATTAGTGTAGCTGTTTCTATTACTGGATCTGCGATCAGATTTTTGCTTTTATACAGCTCACAG ATAGTTGGTTTGTCTGTTGCTGTTATATTTTTTGCTCTCATGCGGCAAGCATATGCATGGGATCTTGATGTGCCTATCCCTTCTGTTCTGTCAGCCGTAGAATTCAATTTACGAATGCCATTTCCATTTTTGCTTTTAGCTGTTCTACCCATTTTGGTCTCCTTGTTTCTTTCCTTCCTAATGTCTCAACCATTTCCTCCCATCATGAGCTTTGCCATTGTGTCGATGATTTGCTACTTATTCGCAAATGGGTTGATAGTTCTACTGTTATTGGCTTCAAAATTGATCTTCTATGTGGCTGCCACTATATATGTATTCATCAAGACAAG GTGGCAAGCGTGGGAAGGAAATTTTTGCTTTGGATTTCTTCTTTGGTTTGCCAATCTTTCCTCTGGTTTCTTTTCATTGAAG ATGGTAATGGTTCTAAGAGTCCATCCATTAATTGTTACAACACTGGCTGCAATTACTTTGGTGTGCATTGTTCATCCAGCTTTGGGTCTATTCGTACTTCTCATGTTTCATTTTTTGTGCTGCCATAATTCACTGTGCag TTCTTTGACAGCTTCCTTCCATAGCAATGTTTGGAGAACAGAACTATTTGATTACACCAGTGACAGCAATGGTGGATCTAGGCAATTTGCATCATCACGGGATGGAAGATTCAACCATGATCTCCCAtcagaaaaaaataactatGATAGTCCAGATCCAACAAAAAGTTATAGTGACACTCAACTAGAGATTTTCCATCACCAACATGGCTTGCTGATCCTGCATCTTCTTGCAACCCTCATGTTTGTACCGTCATTGATAGCTCGGTTGCAG AGAATATGGATTGGACATAGCTTGCCGTGGTTGTTGGATTCAATCCTTTGCGTTGGTGTAATTTTTCATGGTGTTATCATCTCGAAGCCCGAATTCAATTCCTTGGTCAGTTTCCCAAGCATCTTTGGTCAGAAACTGAGGTTGAATGTTGTGTATGCACTTGCTGGATACTATTCCTTTCTCTCTGGACTGGCATTGGCACCATATAGGGTGTTCTATGCTATTGCTATCATAGGAATCATTTCAGTTGCCTGTAAAACCATAAAAGGGAGAAATGGTTTAGGCAACCGGAAACATTCTCACCGACACTGA
- the LOC123196684 gene encoding uncharacterized protein LOC123196684 isoform X1 — protein sequence MRGFGATLRVATTVILTLWIGIASLYHLLKPISNLCVMTYMYPTYIPISSTEGASYTKYGLYLYHEGWKKIDFKEHLKQLNGVPLLFIPGNGGSYKQVRSLAAESDRAYQGGPLERSFYQEAFLTSEEGSTDMNASGFQLPNQYSCKLDWFAVDLEGGHSAMDGQILEEHAEYVVYAIHRILDQYRESHEAREREGSAASGSLPKSVILVGHSMGGFIARAAIIHPLLRKSAVETVLTLSSPHHHPWVTILLVLTMNGERGTMSIPLQRDIMYLILDFLMLLLFPFLVVIMTIRYIGVLSLLHMVRSELESLDGIVPPTHGFMITSSGMKNVWLSMEHQTILWCNQLVIQVSHTLLSLIDSRSGQPFLDARKRLAIFSRMLRCATPQSFNWLMQSQQFHHSTTLPIKDVKDATDSQVHSFSSCPSSVHWSDDGLERDLYIQTTTVTVLAMDGRRRWLDIQKLSSNGKSHFIFVTNLAPCFGVRIHLWPEKGKSTLDLSASERALEVTSKMVHIPSRQAPRQTEPGSQTEQVPPTAVFQLGPEDMHGFRFLTISVAPRPTISGRPPPAASMAVGQFFNPQEGEIEFSPQAMLLSTYSPKEMFLKEDHPLTFNLSFAISLGLLPATLSLRTESCGIKKAGLPDEETGHTENSGLCKMRCFPPVALAWDPMSGLHIFPNLYSETIVVDSSLALLSFSQRFKRTTVILLVDPHCSYKISVAVSITGSAIRFLLLYSSQIVGLSVAVIFFALMRQAYAWDLDVPIPSVLSAVEFNLRMPFPFLLLAVLPILVSLFLSFLMSQPFPPIMSFAIVSMICYLFANGLIVLLLLASKLIFYVAATIYVFIKTRWQAWEGNFCFGFLLWFANLSSGFFSLKMVMVLRVHPLIVTTLAAITLVCIVHPALGLFVLLMFHFLCCHNSLCSSLTASFHSNVWRTELFDYTSDSNGGSRQFASSRDGRFNHDLPSEKNNYDSPDPTKSYSDTQLEIFHHQHGLLILHLLATLMFVPSLIARLQRIWIGHSLPWLLDSILCVGVIFHGVIISKPEFNSLVSFPSIFGQKLRLNVVYALAGYYSFLSGLALAPYRVFYAIAIIGIISVACKTIKGRNGLGNRKHSHRH from the exons ATGAGAGGTTTTGGAGCGACTTTGAGAGTTGCGACTACTGTAATTTTAACTCTGTGGATCGGCATTGCTTCTCTATATCATTTGTTAAAGCCAATTTCGAATCTTTGTGTTATGACCTATATGTATCCTACATACATTCCGATTTCTTCAACTGAAGGTGCTTCATATACAAAGTATGGCTTGTATTTGTATCATGAAGGGTGGAAAAAGATTGATTTTAAGGAGCACCTGAAGCAGCTTAATGGTGTACCGCTTCTTTTTATTCCTGGGAATGGTGGTAGCTATAAACAG GTGCGATCTTTAGCAGCAGAATCTGATAGGGCATATCAAGGAGGTCCACTTGAACGTTCATTTTATCAAGAAGCGTTCCTGACTTCTGAGGAAGGCAGTACAGATATGAATGCATCGGGCTTTCAATTACCCAACCAATATTCTTGCAAACTGGACTGGTTTGCTGTGGATCTTGAAGGTGGACATTCTGCAATGGACGGTCAGATTCTTGAGGAGCATGCAGAATATGTTGTGTATGCCATCCACAGG ATTTTGGATCAATACCGAGAATCTCATGAAGCTCGAGAGAGAGAAGGTTCTGCAGCCTCTGGGAGTTTGCCTAAAAGTGTGATATTGGTTGGTCACTCTATGGGTGGCTTTATTGCCAGAGCTGCTATTATCCACCCACTTTTAAGGAAGTCAGCTGTCGAGACTGTACTCACGCTTTCAAGCCCACACCA CCATCCCTGGGTTACTATTTTGCTAGTGTTAACCATGAATGGAGAAAGGGGTACGATGTCCATACCACTTCAACGGGACATCATGTATCTGATCCTAGACTTTCtcatgttgttgttgtttcCATTTCTGGTGGTTATAATGACTATCAGGTATATTGGTGTTTTGAGTCTATTACACATG GTGCGGTCAGAATTAGAATCCCTTGATGGTATTGTGCCTCCCACCCATGGCTTTATGATAACTAGTTCTGGCATGAAAAATGTGTGGCTGTCAATGGAACATCAAACTATTTTATGGTGTAATCAACTGGTCATTCAA GTCTCGCATACTCTCCTTAGTTTGATTGACTCCAGATCTGGCCAGCCTTTTCTTGACGCTAGAAAAAGACTTGCAATATTTTCAAGGATGCTTCGTTGTGCAACACCCCAAAGTTTTAATTGGTTGATGCAATCACAACAGTTCCACCACTCAACTACTCTTCCCATCAAGGACGTAAAAGATGCAACTG ATTCTCAAGTGCATTCTTTTTCTAGTTGTCCCAGCTCTGTGCATTGGAGCGATGATGGCCTTGAGAGGGATCTATACATTCAGACAACTACTGTGACTGTGTTGGCCATGGATGGGAGGAGGCGGTGGTTAGACATACAGAAATTG AGTTCAAATGGAAAAAGTCACTTCATATTTGTGACAAACCTTGCTCCATGTTTTGGGGTTAGAATTCACCTGTGGCCTGAAAAAGGGAAATCAACTCTGGACCTGTCTGCAAGTGAAAGGGCTCTAGAGGTGACGTCAAAGATGGTTCACATTCCATCACGACAAGCACCTAGGCAG ACAGAACCTGGCAGTCAGACAGAGCAAGTGCCTCCAACTGCAGTATTTCAGTTGGGTCCAGAGGATATGCATGGTTTCAGATTCCTGACTATTTCTGTTGCACCTCGTCCG ACTATTTCAGGTAGACCTCCACCAGCAGCTTCCATGGCAGTTGGGCAGTTCTTTAATCCGCAGGAAGGGGAGATTGAATTTTCTCCACAAGCAATGCTGCTATCTACATATTCACCCAAG GAAATGTTTCTGAAGGAGGATCATCCCCTCACTTTCAATTTGTCATTTGCTATTAGCTTAGGCCTTTTGCCTGCTACTTTGTCTTTGAGAACTGAAAGCTGTGGAATAAAGAAAGCTGGGCTTCCAGATGAAGAAACTGGACACACGGAAAACAGTG GACTTTGCAAAATGCGTTGCTTCCCACCTGTGGCACTTGCCTGGGATCCAATGTCAGGTCTTCACATATTTCCAAACTTGTACAGTGAGACtattgttgttgattcttcACTAGCACTTTTGAGTTTCTCACAGAGATTTAAAAGAACCACTGTTATATTGCTG GTTGATCCACATTGCTCATATAAAATTAGTGTAGCTGTTTCTATTACTGGATCTGCGATCAGATTTTTGCTTTTATACAGCTCACAG ATAGTTGGTTTGTCTGTTGCTGTTATATTTTTTGCTCTCATGCGGCAAGCATATGCATGGGATCTTGATGTGCCTATCCCTTCTGTTCTGTCAGCCGTAGAATTCAATTTACGAATGCCATTTCCATTTTTGCTTTTAGCTGTTCTACCCATTTTGGTCTCCTTGTTTCTTTCCTTCCTAATGTCTCAACCATTTCCTCCCATCATGAGCTTTGCCATTGTGTCGATGATTTGCTACTTATTCGCAAATGGGTTGATAGTTCTACTGTTATTGGCTTCAAAATTGATCTTCTATGTGGCTGCCACTATATATGTATTCATCAAGACAAG GTGGCAAGCGTGGGAAGGAAATTTTTGCTTTGGATTTCTTCTTTGGTTTGCCAATCTTTCCTCTGGTTTCTTTTCATTGAAG ATGGTAATGGTTCTAAGAGTCCATCCATTAATTGTTACAACACTGGCTGCAATTACTTTGGTGTGCATTGTTCATCCAGCTTTGGGTCTATTCGTACTTCTCATGTTTCATTTTTTGTGCTGCCATAATTCACTGTGCag TTCTTTGACAGCTTCCTTCCATAGCAATGTTTGGAGAACAGAACTATTTGATTACACCAGTGACAGCAATGGTGGATCTAGGCAATTTGCATCATCACGGGATGGAAGATTCAACCATGATCTCCCAtcagaaaaaaataactatGATAGTCCAGATCCAACAAAAAGTTATAGTGACACTCAACTAGAGATTTTCCATCACCAACATGGCTTGCTGATCCTGCATCTTCTTGCAACCCTCATGTTTGTACCGTCATTGATAGCTCGGTTGCAG AGAATATGGATTGGACATAGCTTGCCGTGGTTGTTGGATTCAATCCTTTGCGTTGGTGTAATTTTTCATGGTGTTATCATCTCGAAGCCCGAATTCAATTCCTTGGTCAGTTTCCCAAGCATCTTTGGTCAGAAACTGAGGTTGAATGTTGTGTATGCACTTGCTGGATACTATTCCTTTCTCTCTGGACTGGCATTGGCACCATATAGGGTGTTCTATGCTATTGCTATCATAGGAATCATTTCAGTTGCCTGTAAAACCATAAAAGGGAGAAATGGTTTAGGCAACCGGAAACATTCTCACCGACACTGA